A single genomic interval of Aedes aegypti strain LVP_AGWG chromosome 1, AaegL5.0 Primary Assembly, whole genome shotgun sequence harbors:
- the LOC5567773 gene encoding omega-amidase NIT2 — protein sequence MSSIRVSLVQLKVTGSKNYILQNTINQIRIAALEKNATLVVLPECFNCPYEEDALVESAEEIPTGETSQVLSRAAKDYGVYIVGGSIVERYADNLYITCPVWNPKGELIAIYRKMHLGDSNASADAIVRESAWFTAGETFVTFDVGEVKVGLGICWDMRFPEFAACYRMLGCDVLIYPSLCDVHTGTKHWQLLARARALDNQLFVAFCSPARNVEAKLVAFGHSLVVDPWGEVIAMGKEKEDIVVADLKLDLLREAREHMPVMEQKRFNLYNSVSISDNQ from the exons ATGTCTTCAATTAGAGTATCTCTAGTTCAGTTAAAGGTAACCGGGTCCAAAAACTACATTCTTCAAAatacaataaatcaaataagaATTGCCGCATTGGAAAAGAATGCCACCTTAGTGGTCCTTCCCGAGTGTTTCAACTGTCCATATGAAGAGGATGCTTTGGTGGAAAGCGCTGAAGAAATACCAACTGGCGAAACGAGCCAAGTCCTAAGCCGTGCTGCAAAAGACTACGGCGTCTACATCGTGGGCGGATCCATTGTGGAACGTTACGCAGATAATCTTTACATCACTTGTCCGGTGTGGAACCCAAAGGGGGAACTGATCGCTATATATCGTAAA ATGCACTTGGGTGATTCGAATGCGAGTGCAGATGCGATTGTCCGTGAATCGGCTTGGTTCACCGCCGGAGAGACGTTTGTCACGTTTGATGTTGGTGAGGTGAAAGTTGGTCTGGGAATTTGTTGGGATATGCGTTTCCCGGAATTTGCTGCCTGCTATCGGATGCTGGGTTGTGATGTACTGATCTATCCGTCGCTATGTGATGTCCACACTGGAACCAAGCACTGGCAACTTCTTGCACGAGCACGTGCCTTGGATAATCAGCTGTTTGTGGCATTTTGTTCGCCCGCacgaaatgtagaggcaaagcTGGTTGCTTTTGGTCACTCTTTGGTTGTAGATCCATGGGGGGAGGTAATTGCAATGGGAAAAGAGAAGGAGGACATAGTTGTGGCTGATTTGAAGCTCGATTTGCTGAGGGAAGCTAGAGAACATATGCCAGTGATGGAACAAAAGCGATTCAATTTGTATAACAGTGTTAGCATAAGCGACAATCAATAA
- the LOC5567772 gene encoding omega-amidase NIT2 — MLKMARAGFRIALLQLKVGPNKSQNVANALTRIRSAVKDDGARVVALPECFNSPYGTQHFAEYAEEVPNGETSRSLSAIAKELGIYLIGGTIPERNTSENKIYNTCTVWSPEGALMATYRKIHLFDINIPGGITFRESDVLTGGNDLAIVPIDGAKIGIGICYDIRFDELARLYRNQGCDMLIYPGAFNMKTGPLHWELLARARANDTQSYIATISPARDAGAGYVAWGHSMVVDPWAKIVASAKEGEETVLADLDFAKVDEVRAQIPIFSQRRTDLYDTKQQKS; from the exons ATGCTCAAAATGGCTAGAG CCGGCTTCCGAATCGCTCTTCTTCAGTTGAAAGTTGGCCCCAACAAGTCCCAGAATGTGGCCAATGCTCTTACCCGAATTCGTTCGGCGGTTAAAGACGATGGAGCCCGAGTCGTAGCTCTCCCAGAATGCTTCAACTCCCCATACGGTACGCAACACTTTGCCGAATATGCCGAAGAAGTTCCAAATGGAGAAACCAGTCGCAGCTTGTCGGCTATCGCCAAGGAGCTAGGAATCTATCTAATTGGAGGAACCATCCCGGAACGAAACACATCGGAGAACAAAATCTACAACACTTGCACGGTTTGGTCACCGGAAGGCGCCCTGATGGCAACCTACCGGAAAATTCATCTCTTCGACATCAATATACCTGGTGGAATCACATTCCGTGAGTCGGATGTCCTCACCGGAGGCAATGATCTTGCTATTGTTCCCATCGATGGGGCTAAAATCGGCATTGGAATTTGCTATGATATACGTTTCGATGAACTGGCTCGACTCTACCGCAATCAGGGCTGCGATATGCTAATCTATCCAGGTGCCTTCAACATGAAAACGGGTCCACTGCATTGGGAATTATTGGCGCGAGCCAGAGCTAATGATACTCAGTCGTACATTGCAACGATTTCTCCGGCGAGGGATGCTGGAGCGGGTTATGTTGCCTGGGGACACTCGATGGTGGTGGACCCGTGGGCCAAAATCGTTGCGTCTGCAAAGGAAGGCGAAGAGACAGTGCTGGCCGATTTGGATTTTGCGAAAGTGGATGAAGTGCGTGCCCAAATTCCCATTTTCAGCCAAAGAAGAACGGATTTGTATGACACTAAGCAGCAGAAAAGTTAA